The following coding sequences are from one Rattus rattus isolate New Zealand chromosome 11, Rrattus_CSIRO_v1, whole genome shotgun sequence window:
- the Odam gene encoding odontogenic ameloblast-associated protein yields MKIIILLGLIGATSSAPLITQRLLSASNSHELLLNLNNGQLLPLQFQSAFNSWIPPFPGLLQQQQQQAQVSGRPQFPLSTLESFAGLFPNQIPFSRQVGFAQGGQAGQPDFTQQQTPSQTQQSSPMSYVVPVKVPQDQTQMFQYYPVYMLLPWEQPQQTVTSSPQQTGQQLYEEQIPFYNQFGFVPQQAEPGVPGGQQHLVLDSFVGTAPETPGMPAGEGPLYPQKEPIGFKQDNVGVSTPSTSPKPDTGNFFTSEINPTIAPVLPEQKVNADSLREP; encoded by the exons atgaaaattataattctTCTTGGACTCATCGGAGCTACATCGTCAGCCCCG cttATAACACAGCGTCTATTGTCTGCTAGCAACAGCCATGAG TTACTCCTGAATCTTAATAATGGTCAACTTTTGCCACTGCAATTTCAG AGCGCCTTCAACTCCTGGATTCCTCCCTTCCCTGGgcttctgcagcagcagcagcagcaggctcagGTCTCAGGACGCCCACAGTTTCCTCTCTCAACACTAGAGAGCTTTGCTGGGCTATTCCCAAATCAGATACCTTTCTCAAGACAGGTTGGGTTTGCCCAAGGAGGTcaggctggccagccagacttCACACAGCAGCAGACACCATCTCAGACCCAGCAGTCTAGTCCT ATGTCCTATGTGGTTCCTGTAAAAGTGCCTCAAGATCAAACACAG ATGTTTCAGTACTACCCAGTTTACATGCTTCTGCCCTGGGAGCAACCACAGCAGACAGTCACATCCTCTCCCCAGCAGACAGGGCAGCAACTATATGAGGAACAG ATACCATTCTATAATCAATTTGGATTTGTACCACAACAAGCAGAACCT GGTGTACCAGGAGGACAGCAGCACTTAGTTCTTGACAGCTTTGTAGGCACAGCTCCAGAAACTCCTGGAATG CCAGCAGGAGAAGGCCCGCTGTATCCACAAAAAGAACCAATCGGCTTTAAGCAAGATAATGTAGGCGTTTCCACGCCCTCAACTTCACCAAAACCCGACACGGGCAATTTTTTCACTTCTGAAATAAACCCGACTATTGCTCCAGTGCTTCCAGAACAGAAG GTCAATGCTGATAGCCTAAGAGAACCATAA